A single window of Drosophila suzukii chromosome 3, CBGP_Dsuzu_IsoJpt1.0, whole genome shotgun sequence DNA harbors:
- the LOC108014800 gene encoding uncharacterized protein, whose protein sequence is MKKLCLLLLMAHFVTSSKDLNKIVDRDEWINIAKEYIQNHKPYKAKIYKPYQPQIVNFTNPFEGDIWDTTTVASIAESTTPSDEATTNYFTEEISSTTSSTEDTTTLQPGFSTTESTFLTSESPETTTSILETTTSWTEFPESTTQSTDLTTESIFVTSEAPETTTSILESTTESTDLRTTTESSESTTEISSEDQSTTESIFVTSEAPETTTSILESTTEATDLRTTTESSESTTEISSEDQSTTESIFVTSEAPETTTSILEPTTEATDLRTIYSTTSSPGSLDFSTTTNPSSTEFPESTTIIGDLSTPSGTTEVSPITTTWPESTTAIGDFSTASTTLPDSTTQFNDFTTESYESSTEISSDDLNHSTTESLETSTEKLLLSTESLETSTSLLEIISTTPGIETTTSYLDTVIDSTEVESSTPPGFNLTSKIIQSEEKTTTPRQPFLVEDYVRQRPRKMKYTSDTEPELYWY, encoded by the coding sequence ATGAAGAAATTGTGTTTGCTTCTTTTAATGGCACATTTTGTGACTTCAAGCaaagatttaaataaaattgttgATCGCGACGAATGGATTAACATAGCCAAAGAGTACATACAGAATCACAAGCCATATAAGGCAAAAATCTACAAACCGTACCAGCCGCAAATTGTTAATTTTACAAACCCATTCGAGGGAGATATATGGGACACAACCACAGTAGCAAGCATTGCGGAATCTACAACACCCTCGGATGAGGCGACGACTAATTATTTTACTGAGGAAATATCCAGCACAACAAGCAGTACTGAGGATACAACGACATTGCAGCCTGGATTTTCAACTACAGAATCCACTTTTCTGACATCGGAATCGCCTGAAACCACCACAAGTATTTTGGAGACCACAACATCATGGACGGAATTTCCGGAATCAACTACCCAGTCCACCGATCTTACAACTGAATCTATTTTCGTAACATCGGAAGCTCCTGAAACAACCACAAGTATTTTGGAGTCCACTACAGAATCTACGGATTTAAGAACTACAACTGAATCAAGTGAATCAACCACTGAAATATCTTCAGAAGATCAGAGTACAACTGAATCTATTTTCGTTACATCGGAAGCTCCTGAAACAACCACAAGTATTTTGGAGTCCACTACAGAAGCTACGGATTTAAGAACTACAACTGAATCAAGTGAATCAACCACTGAAATATCTTCAGAAGATCAGAGTACAACTGAATCTATTTTCGTAACATCGGAAGCTCCTGAAACAACCACAAGTATTTTGGAGCCCACTACAGAAGCTACGGATTTAAGAACTATCTATTCCACTACATCCAGCCCCGGATCTTTAGATTTTTCTACAACCACTAATCCAAGCAGTACAGAATTTCCAGAATCGACGACAATCATTGGAGATCTCTCTACACCATCAGGTACTACAGAAGTCAGCCCAATAACTACAACGTGGCCGGAATCAACGACAGCCATTGGAGATTTCTCTACAGCATCAACAACATTGCCGGATTCAACTACACAATTTAACGATTTTACAACAGAATCATATGAATCAAGCACTGAAATTTCTTCAGATGATCTGAATCATAGTACAACTGAATCATTAGAAACCTCTACAGAAAAACTATTATTAAGTACAGAAAGCCTAGAAACCTCTACATCTCTGCTGGAAATTATTAGCACCACTCCAGGCATAGAAACTACTACCTCATACCTTGATACAGTGATTGACAGCACAGAAGTGGAGAGTTCCACACCACCTGGATTCAATTTGACATCTAAAATCATTCAAAGTGAAGAAAAAACCACAACTCCCAGGCAACCCTTTCTTGTGGAGGATTATGTAAGGCAAAGGCCAAGAAAAATGAAGTATACTTCAGACACAGAGCCTGAACTTTACTGgtactaa